The Algoriphagus halophilus sequence AGTTCTTTGATGGCTTTAATAAACGATATGATCAATTGTCCGGTAAGTATTCCGGGGTTTTGAAAAGGATTGCGGGAAGACAAGTGGTGACCTTTGGGATGTTGGGAATCTTTATCCTAGCAACTTTTGGTATCTCTAGTATTCTACCGACAGGATTCATCCCAACAGAGGATCAAGGGATGATTTATGTCAATATTACGACTCCTCCTGGGGCTACCGTAGAGCGAACAAAAGTGATTTTGGATGACGTTCAGGCCGCTTTATTGCCTTTGGAGGAAGTGGAGACGATCTCTACTTTGGCAGGGTACAGTTTATTGACTGAAACGGCAGGAGCCTCCTATGGAATGGGGATGATTAACCTCGTTGCTTGGGAGGATAGAGCACAAAGCGTCAATGAATTGATTTTGGATTACCAAGATCGGGTGAGTCATATTACAGGAGCTGAAATTCAATTTTTCCCTCCTCCAAGTGTTCCGGGATTTGGTAATGCCTCCGGTTTTGAGATGCGACTTCTGGATAAGACAGGAGGACCATTGGGAGTTACGGCCAAGACTACACAGGATTTTGTGGCCTTGTTGAATGAAAAGCCGGAGCTCAATGGAGTATTCACCAACTTTGACCCCAATTTCCCTCAATACATTCTCCATGTAGATCATGATAAAGCAGCGAAGCTGGGTGTTCCTGTGGAGGATGCCATGCTGACACTTCAAAGTTTCATTGGAAGCTTTTATGCCTCTAACTTTATCCGATTTGGACAGATGTATAAGGTGATGATTCAAGCAGCTCCTGAATACAGAACTAATCCTGAAGCTTTGCTAAGCATGTATACCAAAAGTGATCGGGGAGACATGGTTCCCTATTCAAATTTCGTGACCTTAGAACGGGTCTATGGGCCAGAGCAATTGACAAGATACAATATGTATACGTCAGCGATGATCAATGGAGAAGCTGCTGAAGGGTTTAGTAGTGGAGATGCGATCCAGGCGGTTGAATCTGCTGCTTTGGAGTTTTTGCCAAGAGGATTCGATATTGATTGGTCCGGAATTACAAGAGAGCAAATTGCTTCAGGCAATCAAGCAATCTACATTTTTGCGGTGTGTTTGATTTTCGTTTACCTGTTATTGGCAGCCCAATATGAAAGTTACTTATTGCCTTTGCCTGTCATCTTATCCTTACCTGCAGGTATCTTCGGCGCATTTTTATTGCTCAAGTTAACAGGCTTAGAAAATAACATTTATGCTCAGGTTTCCTTGGTCATGCTGATAGGACTTTTGGGTAAAAATGCCATTTTGATTATTGAGATCGCCATTCAAAATAGAAGTAAAGGATTGGGGATTATCGAATCCGCCATGAACGGAGGGGTTGAAAGGTTAAGACCTATTTTGATGACCTCATTTGCCTTTGTTTGTGGATTGATTCCATTGACGATCGCTTCCGGGGCAGGAGCCATTGGAAACAGAACCATCGGAACTGCTGCAGCAGGAGGGATGATGATCGGAACTATCGTAGGAGTTTTTCTGATCCCTGGACTATACGTAGTCTTCGAAACACTGTCTACCAAACTGAAAACCAAATCCCAAGCAACAGAAGTAACAAAATGAATCGATTCAAATATAGCATAGTAACAGCGGCGTTGGTATTAGGCTGGGGATGTAAGTCTTCTTATGAAATACCAGAAAAGAAAGCAGTTCCAGTTGAGTTTGAAACTACCAGTGATTCAACAAAAAATTTATCAGATCAAAGCTGGGACCAGTTTTTTGAAGATGCCAGGTTAAAGGAATTAATCAGATTGGCACTTCGAAACAATTACGATTTGCTGAAAACCCTTGAAAAAATCCGCATTGCCAATGCCCAGATGAAAATGGGAAAATTAGGCATGCTCCCTCAAGTCAATGGAATGTTTGGCGCCAGTCAAACTAAGTTTGGTAAGTATACCATGGATGGGGTTGGGAATTACGATACTAATTTCTCAGAGAATATTACCGAGGACGAGAAAATTCCGGATCCATATAAGGATTTTGGGATTGGAGCTCAGTTCTCATGGGAATTGGATATTTGGGGTAAATTTTCCAATAGGAAGAAAGCTTCTATCTCCAGGTGGCTTGCAACCCAACAAGCAGCAAACTTGGTTAAAACTCAATTGGTTGCTCAAGTCGCAAAATTGTACTACCAATTAGTGGGACTTGATGAAGAGATTATCATTTTAAATAAAAACATTTCTTATCAAGAGATCGCATTTGGGCTTTCCAAGGATTTAAAAGAGTCAGGGAAAGAGACACAATTGGCGGTAGATCAATTTGAGGCGCTTCTTTTACATTCTAAATCCTTACTTATAGAAAAGGAAAGAGAGTTGAAAGCAACAGAGTTGGCACTTAAAGGATTAGTAGGAAGTTATGAAGTTTCTCTGCAGAGAACGACTTTGTCGCAGGTAAACTTTATGCCGGAGATACTACAGATTGGAGTCCCTGCTCAATTATTACAAAGAAGACCAGATATTCTCCAAGCAGAAAATGAATTAGAGGCAGCTCATGCAGATGTAGGGGTAGCGAGAGCAGCTTTCTTCCCATCCGTAAGGTTATTTGGTTCAGCTGGATTTAATGCTTTTGATTTCAGTAAGTTTTTCTTTACTCCAGGTTCGGCCGTTTATGAAATGGGTGCAGGCCTAGTAGCACCAATATTTAATAGAGGTCAAATTAAAGCAAGTTTTGAGCAGGCTAAAGCTTCCCAACAAATCGCTTGGTTGGATTATGAACAAACTGTATTAAATGCCTATTTAGAGGTCATTCAGGTGGTGAATGAATATGCAACGTTGGATGAGCAATTAGACTTGAAGACGGATGAAGTTTTGGTTTTGAGGAGGTCAATTTCCAATGCGAATACCATGTTCTCGGTAGGATATGCGAATTACCTGGATGTCATCAATTCACAAAACCGGGCGCTAGAAGCAGAGTTGAATTATGTAGGACTTAAAAAACAACAATTAGCAAGTATTGTAAGTCTTTATAAATCCCTTGGTGGCGCAGCTACCGATTTGGATGTAGGAGAATAAAAAAATGGTAGAACCCAACAAAAAGGGAAAGTACTTCCGTGCTTTCCCTTTTTGTTTTGTAAGGCTATTCAATTTTTACGTTGGGTTGATCCTCTAAATAGCCAAGAGATTGGAGGAATTCATCTGCTGCCAAAAGAGTCTTTTGATAGTATTCAAAGTTGGGGTAGTTGAAAAACCCATGAGGTTGGTTCTCATATAACTTTAATTCACATCTACTTCCTACCTTTTCCATCACCAGTTGATAATATTCAGCAGTGGTAACGGGCACGAGACGGTCTTGAGTCCCGAGCATCAATAGGGTAGGAGGAGCTCCAGCTCTAATATTGTGAAGAGGAGAGAAGCTTGGATAAGTTTCTCCAATCCGTTCATATCCATAGCCTCCAGGACCATTATCTATGACTGGATTAAACAAGACCAATGCGTTTGGAACAGGGCTGATGTCCAAAGGATCGGTGGCTTCATTAAAATCAGGACTCAAAGCTGTTGCG is a genomic window containing:
- a CDS encoding efflux RND transporter permease subunit, whose product is MFELFIRRPILSTVLSVIIVFMGLLSLTSLPITQFPEIVPPSVTVTAKYTGANAEVLAKAVATPLERAINGVPGMTYMNSVNTNDGVTVITVVFKVGTDPDQAAVNVQNRVATVIDELPEEVIRAGVMTEKEVNSMLMYLNIMTSDTTQDEKFVYNFSDINILPELKRIDGVGFVEIMGSREYAMRIWMNPDRMVAYNISPQDITDAIRKQNVEAAPGKSGISSDQDPQALQYVLRYTGKFSQEVDYENITLKALPDGSLLKIKDVAEVTFDSQDYNMASITDGRPSASIMIKQRPGSNAREVINNIKSKMEELEQTSFPPGMMFNVSYDVSRFLDASIHEVIKTLIEAFILVSIVVFLFLQDFRSTLIPAIAVPVSLIGTFFFMGLFGFSINMLTLFALVLAIGIVVDNAIVVVEAVHVKMHDLNMNATDATIEAMKEIGGAIIAITMVMSAVFIPVGFMDGPVGIFYRQFSLTLAIAIVISGINALTLSPALCSMLLKPAKHVPEDEKGLVQKFFDGFNKRYDQLSGKYSGVLKRIAGRQVVTFGMLGIFILATFGISSILPTGFIPTEDQGMIYVNITTPPGATVERTKVILDDVQAALLPLEEVETISTLAGYSLLTETAGASYGMGMINLVAWEDRAQSVNELILDYQDRVSHITGAEIQFFPPPSVPGFGNASGFEMRLLDKTGGPLGVTAKTTQDFVALLNEKPELNGVFTNFDPNFPQYILHVDHDKAAKLGVPVEDAMLTLQSFIGSFYASNFIRFGQMYKVMIQAAPEYRTNPEALLSMYTKSDRGDMVPYSNFVTLERVYGPEQLTRYNMYTSAMINGEAAEGFSSGDAIQAVESAALEFLPRGFDIDWSGITREQIASGNQAIYIFAVCLIFVYLLLAAQYESYLLPLPVILSLPAGIFGAFLLLKLTGLENNIYAQVSLVMLIGLLGKNAILIIEIAIQNRSKGLGIIESAMNGGVERLRPILMTSFAFVCGLIPLTIASGAGAIGNRTIGTAAAGGMMIGTIVGVFLIPGLYVVFETLSTKLKTKSQATEVTK
- a CDS encoding TolC family protein — protein: MNRFKYSIVTAALVLGWGCKSSYEIPEKKAVPVEFETTSDSTKNLSDQSWDQFFEDARLKELIRLALRNNYDLLKTLEKIRIANAQMKMGKLGMLPQVNGMFGASQTKFGKYTMDGVGNYDTNFSENITEDEKIPDPYKDFGIGAQFSWELDIWGKFSNRKKASISRWLATQQAANLVKTQLVAQVAKLYYQLVGLDEEIIILNKNISYQEIAFGLSKDLKESGKETQLAVDQFEALLLHSKSLLIEKERELKATELALKGLVGSYEVSLQRTTLSQVNFMPEILQIGVPAQLLQRRPDILQAENELEAAHADVGVARAAFFPSVRLFGSAGFNAFDFSKFFFTPGSAVYEMGAGLVAPIFNRGQIKASFEQAKASQQIAWLDYEQTVLNAYLEVIQVVNEYATLDEQLDLKTDEVLVLRRSISNANTMFSVGYANYLDVINSQNRALEAELNYVGLKKQQLASIVSLYKSLGGAATDLDVGE
- a CDS encoding alpha/beta hydrolase, encoding MNDRSILLGIMFFFLLQIASAQEVILYKEVDTTQLFLEVIYPEEMDQTKEYPAMVFFFGGGWVGGDRSHFEHQADYFAKRGLICFLVDYRTKNKHQTSPFESLKDAKSAIRYIRKNAVKFHVSPSKIIASGGSAGGHLAAATALSPDFNEATDPLDISPVPNALVLFNPVIDNGPGGYGYERIGETYPSFSPLHNIRAGAPPTLLMLGTQDRLVPVTTAEYYQLVMEKVGSRCELKLYENQPHGFFNYPNFEYYQKTLLAADEFLQSLGYLEDQPNVKIE